The Larimichthys crocea isolate SSNF chromosome X, L_crocea_2.0, whole genome shotgun sequence genome segment tatacatatatatataatataaaccCACTCACTGGATTTGTGAGGCCCCGTTATGATATATGGGTTAACAAAAGTTTTCTAACATTAACACTTTACAGTAAAAATAAGCTTCAGTGCTCCCTGGTGGACAAACTATTTAATTCTCTTTCTAAAATTTGACATTCTGCATTagaatactttttttaattttttttaatcttttttatgcctttaatgataggacagctgaagatagacaggaagcagggggcagagagagggggaatgacacgcagtaaatggccatccgatgcgggattcgaaccggggcagctgcagcgaggactgtagcctctacacacggggcggccgcttaacccactacgctaccgaccacccccaTTGAAATACTTTTTGTCATATACACCTCAAGCCATTCCAATATCACCTCACAACCTTTAAGACCAAATGTTGCCTTGAGTAGTTAGTTAGGCTACAatgaaaaaatgacatgacataaccTACAGGAAACCCTGCAGAGACCTACAGGAAACCCTGTAGTGAGCATTAGTTACTGGAGTATAGATTTTAATGTGCAAAGTAAATACCATAACTATGTTAGCCTCGACACATGAGCTCATGCGGGTATACTTACAGTGAACTGGTTGATGAAGGGAGCGATATTGAATCCCAGTGTTGGCTCCTGACCCTGGACAGCACTTTCCAGCAGCAGCGTGTCTGACTCCACCAGCATACCGTGCACCACGATCTTTTCTGGGAAAATACGCCCTCCTTCCTCCAGTAGACACCTAGTATAGataacagaaatatattttgctCCAAGAAGTACAGCACtaaaatgataattaaaaacatttctgcatgcCCCACTCACCTGGCCAGTGACGCTTTCTCCATCAACTTCTGTCTAATGAGACCACAAGTCTCTACACAGTCCAGAATGATGGCGCTCCACAGCTTCTCCCTAGACGGCCTTTTCAGCATCCCCTGCTCATCCTCTACGTGGTTGAGCCAGAACTCTAGATGCTGCTCTGGGATGTTATTAGAGTGAGCCAGTCTCTTCAGGACTTCCTGTTGCTTATTCTTTTCCACAGAGCTGTACGCTTTTACATGACCGTGGCTGGCAGCGAtgagggagagcagagagaagcccTCTGACACATCGAGGACATAGAGCAGGTCACTGGAGTCCGACTGAATACTCGATTCTCGCTCTTGGTTTTGCCATTTAACCTTCAGCTGGGAGATGAGTTTGCCGAGCGCGCTGCAAAAACTCTGATGGTAATCGTGATTGTTCAGGAGCGCCATTTCTGAACATTCCAGCATGCTAAAGCCTTTAGACTGATTCTGGTCGGTCTGAAGGCACGCCAGTGCGCTACACAATTCAGCCTCTGGGTTTGGATTTGACGTCGCATTTCCAAAGTTCTGCGAATCCAGACACTCGTCTAGACGGATTTCATGGCCGTCTCTCAGCACGGCGACACTGCAGAGCCTCAGGTAGGCATCGCGGCAGGAGACTTCGACGATCAGCTCGTCTTGAGGTTTTAGGAGGAAacctgaaaagaaacaaaagaagaaaccaCTGAGCCTGATTATCATAGTGCTCAACCTCAATAAGACTTAATTAAAATGGTATCAACTAAAATGTACCGTAGTACAGAAAAGTCAAAAATGGCgttgaatgttttaaatcagaGAATTCctgattcaaatcaaatttgaaataaaaaaaaaaggtagctTTAAACTCTTTATTCAGGTAAAATTCAAAGTTTGTTTCAAAAGAGGGCATTGTagaaaaatatctttatatttcttAAAGTTAAGTATCAAAAACAGACTGCTCTGGAATCAGTACTAAGACTCAGGTATAACATCAGAACAGTTATTAAATGAAGTTCAGTTTTTAGACCTATGAATTCAACTAGAGGCTTTATCTGCACCTGccaagataaataaaaaaaactaaattataatcTATAATGTTGTGCTTATGATTTAATGTATGTTAAGCTGACAGGGGGCTAAGGATGGAGGGTGTCATATGCTGCACAGATTGTTTTTggggctgtataaataaaattgacttgacatGGAAaatttcaaaaggaaaaaaaaaaaaagaggagagaaatagacagagtgaaagagaagcagatgtagaaagggaaagagagagtgatCCCAACAGAGAAATGAGATTCAGGGGACCGGGTgcacagagggaggggggagaggcaCAGAAAGGATTCCTACAGGAATAACATCtgttcatgtcttcatgtcagTGCGCGGCTTGTCAGAGGCATTTGGGAAAAATGCATATTTATCGCCTATAAGAATTTCATGAACACTAAAGAGTGTCACAGGCGATCACGGCGCACACGTCACGGCGGCCCGGGAAACGGATGTTGGTGATCACCGGGAAAGGTGGCGGCTCCCTTGCCGCTGCCTTCGCCAATTAGCAGTGCAGTGAAATGCTGTTGAGGCCTGTCTGAAAGATGATGTACCGCAATGCCAACTGGAACATGTCACCTCATGTCAGTGCCTATTTATCTCACAGCGGCCTGGTATAAAAAGGAAAGTGAAGAATGTACAGTTCTCTCGAGGACATCGTCTTAAAACTTTCTGCAGTTCTCATCAGTTCTAGTGTCTTTCTTAACAAATATCAATTTCACTTTGGTGAAATGGCTTCATCGCAAGCCTTGAAGATCATAGAATAGgcaaatcatttatatttgtttggTACAGTAGTCTATTCCGTTAATGGAtcttataaatgtattttttacacTGGCATATTGCGGACTTGTGTCACATCTAAATCCTCTTCTTCTAAATCATCCTGTCATCACAGTAAATTATTCTGactatttaaaacaaacaaacaaaaaaaaaagtcagaaactTTGGTCCAAAATTATTTGAAGACTGTAGTGAAGTAGTAGTGAGGATTAAGGCCTGAAGTATCTCCTGCAAGTATCCCCGGCATTATTtaacaatgttaaaaatgtttaatacttTATGTAGTCTACAACGGTGTCTCTCAAATTTTTAACAGCGCGTAACGCCTCAGAAAACATCAGACTCTTCAAATAGCTGCCATCAATTTGGTGGAATAAGGGTACTCCATAGAAATGCAAAGCCATGATTGCAGTGCGTTTGAAGCATTTATTTTACCTCTGTTTGCTATCCTGCCACATTTGAGCTCATAACTAAATCACTAACGTGTGTGCACGCCATGTGCATTAACGTGTTTATGTGGCAGGCAAACAAAATATTCCAGGAAAAGCAAAAACTTATTTGCATTCCCATAGTTTGTTTTCGTTCTACATTTCGTAGTATTTTGGTggtataatgtgtttttccGTTCATctatttcatctttaaaatcaaatatatatttcagagatttctccaagtaccactacaGAGAGGGCGCGTACCACAGATTGAGAACCAGGAGTCTAACAACATACACTGCCCTCATCTGACGCAACATGGTAAGGCATGATCAGAGTAGAGATGAGAAGCTGAGCAGGAATATATTCTAAGCACTTCTAAAATCATGAAACTACTCGCCCTGGGACATTTCATCAGACACACAGATCTGTAACAGATAGACAATTTTgattaaactgaaacaaacgAGTAAAAATCAGCGTGAAATATTGTTGTTGCCAAACTTCAGCCATAGTGTCTCCCTGTATGTCTACTGAATCGTACCCTTGGTGCTGTGGACGGGGTAGATGGCTTGCTCCCAGCAGGTGTCCTCCTGGGGTCCAGTAGACAGACTGCTCTCCTCATCCAGGTGGAGCTGGAACCACACAGCCAGGGCATCGAGCTGCCCCTCCTGAGTGACGGGCAGGTGGACCTTCTGAACCGGCCTAGAGCTCAGCCCCTCCAGTTCCTACAAGTtacaaatacaaagaaaggTCAGTGGAGCTGTTACAGGAATATTgactaaaatgacaaaaaaaaaaaatcaagtttggTTGTATAAAATAGGCGTACAAAAAGGTATTATATATGAGtataaaaatgcaaacagatTTCAGACGTTTTAATATTGAAAGGGGAATCTGATATACAGTTTGGACGTTACTGGTTTTGAGGTTCAATTTAAGGAGAGTTGTGTAAAGACGTGTATGCATTTTCACATTATGTATGAACGTACCATGGGTTTAATAAATCACTGTATTTTCATCCAGTCCAATAAAACCAATATGATATTAAATCTGGCCTGCCTTGCTGCTGGCAAGCAACGAGACCTTACAGTAAATTTACCTTTATCACAGTCTGCTGACATTCTATAGGAAATATCATTTGAAGCCTGAAGGTTTAGAGGTGGCAATACAAAATCAACTCTCTCAACTCTCCCTTGGatggaaaattacaaaaatataaacggaaaaaaaaaactccaagtgtaaaagaacaaaatgtaccaggaacatttttcttattattattttttagtaCTATCATAATCTTGGGATTGTGACCCAAACTCAAAATTCATTTTTTGCTTCATCAACTTGAAGCTGATGTGGGACGTATGCCAGAGTGCTACATAACTCTTAAGTCGGAGTATCACTCTGCTAAAGTTTGCCTCACTGAATCCAGACACATAATCACAGCTCTGGATAATCTGTCTGAAAGTCCCTGCTGCACATGTGTGGATGAGTATTCTTAGCAATAGATATCAACAATCTATCCTACCGGTCCTGCCTGGCAGATAAACACCATCTCTCCAATCTGCTTGCCAGTTGTGCGCTGGGAGCTAATAAATCAGGCAACAGTCCCTGCAGGCCCATAGCTAAATACTGAGTGGCCACTGATGGGCAATCTTTTCTAGCCTGTGAGGCAGCCAATGTGTCAGACAAGTAAACATATGATTATGTGAATTATTTTTCTCTGCTGAATATTAGACACAGAGATGCATGCAAAAGTTAAGTTAAGCCAAAACACATTCATGTGACAGTAAGTGAAGATATCTGTTGACACATCTCTTGTACTCCCCGTTTCTGTTCACCTGCACGTTGTTGAAGTCTATGTTGAGGGCCGTGAATGGCTCTGTGAGAGGTTTATATCCCCCTGGCAGTCTGCTTAGTCTCTCTGTAGTGTAAGGTTCCATGGAGTCATCTGgctcagagctgcagctcaCTGGGCTGCGGAGCTCCCCGGCTGCAGCCATGGACAGGCTCCCCACCTCTGACACGCAAAGTCTGCGTGAAGAGCAAAACAGCAGATCTAATGATGGTCCCTGACaacttcttctgtttgtctcaaGAACTAAGAATGTAACGGTTCATTAcaggaaaacatattttaatcagCCTCTTCCACGGCGTACCTGTGATGCCTGCGGATCTCGAGGCACTCAACAGCCATACCAAACACAGTTGCTCCGGCGGGGATGACTCGTCCTGTCGCGGACTGTTCCTGGAATTCATTCTCGCCTCTCTTTAGGACAAGAAACATGTGCTTTTAATCCAAGTGCACGTTACAGCTGTGAAATGTCACAACTCGGTTCTGTAAACTCAGGTATCATGGAACTTTTCCCAATTTGCCAATGAGATCTGGACTTTGCTGGATGTTTAAAAAGCAGCTTCCTGGGGATAAACttagaactttttatttttttcactttgtgaGTTGGCAACGAGTGCCTTAAAGCCATCATTAGTTTTGTTCTCTTTGAGGCTGCAACGTTTCATTGTCTGGCCGTTAAAGTCTTCCAAGCCCACACGCTAAAACTCCATGTATTTTTCAGATCTATGAAAATTTTACAATAAACTTTTTTCCATCCGTGCACATCAGTGGCAAACTACAATAGATTCTCGGTGCCAGGAACTCATACGAATGTTAATATTGCACGGTGGCAACTGGAGAACAAAgatctgcttcctgtttgtgtttaataatGTAAGTTACCCGTGGAGGTAGCAGCAGGTGGTGCCAGGCATGAATGAGACTCTCTATGATGCCCTCTCCAAATAATCCTGCGTCTACCGTCTCTGTCACCACCAAGGACAccctgagaaaaacaaaacattgaatgGAAGAACATGAGAAGTACTACCTAACTCTAATACCTAACACGAGCATGGACAAAACTGTGCATGTAGGAtgaatgtcaaatgtttttgtacCTGTGTGGGATGTCTTTTGGTACTTCCATCTCCAGAGATTTTATATGCAGGATCTTGATGCTGCCATCCATACCGTTAGCGGTTAGGACCTCACAGGCCAACTCATACATCGTCTTTGAAAGTTCACAGGCGTACACCTCAGCAGCCCCCGCCTTCTTAGCGCACATACTTAACAGAGAGAAGCAGGAAATCAGAACAATCGATACACAAACTGGAGCGTGAGTTGATACGTTCTGAATGACCGATAAACTTTACACCACGACTTCGAGAATAAAAAGTTTCCAAAGTCTCATGGAAAACATCTCACCCAAGGATCCCAGTGCCAGTACCTATGTCAAGTACAGTGCTGCAGCCGCTCTGAACCGCCTTCTGAATAGCCTGCTGGTACTTCCTGTTCCTCCCGTGGTCATTGAGCATTAAGAAGTGCCAGCGCTCCACCAGCCAGTTGGCCACACGGTAGAAGTTTTCCCTGGCTTCCGGGTAGTCCGGTCTCAGCTTCAAGGCTTTGTGGAAATGGCCTGCGGCTTCGTCTCTAAATCCCATCCTGGATAAGAAAAGTAAAGTCAGAGTGTAGTGATAAAAAAGCAgataattcatttaaataatgtaacattGCATTAGGCACATTAAGCGCATGGTGAGGAGAATACCTGAACAGGTGTTCGCCCATGCTGTTCAGGATAACCTCATCAGCAGGAAACAGTTCCAGCGCTTGCTCATAACAGTCAAAGAGGTCCTGAATTCGGCCCACAGAGTCCAGCTCTTCTGTCCATTTGAAGAGAGTGAACCTGAAGGACTCCTAAAAAGCAAAACTGAGTTCAGTTCTTTTCTGCAGACTGCTACGTGTATTATTGTGGCTAGTTATGTGTGCACAATGTCTAGCAGTGAATGTAGACGCAGACGGGTTTTCAGTGTAAACAGTCATTACCCTTGCAAAGTCCTTAAACACAGGTGCGAGGTTGAGGACGAGGAGGTAGTGCACAAACGCAGTCCCGTAATCTTGGTTGAACAGGCACTGCTGGGCACTTTCTAGTGAACTCGAGACCAGCTCGTTCCTGGCGGGGTCCTCTCTGCGGCGCCTTCGGGTCCTCCTGCCATGCTTCGGCCGCGCGCTGGCGTTAGGCATCTCTTgtaaaggaaaaggagaaaggaggatCTATTAAGtactcaaactgtggtacg includes the following:
- the prmt9 gene encoding protein arginine N-methyltransferase 9 is translated as MPNASARPKHGRRTRRRRREDPARNELVSSSLESAQQCLFNQDYGTAFVHYLLVLNLAPVFKDFARESFRFTLFKWTEELDSVGRIQDLFDCYEQALELFPADEVILNSMGEHLFRMGFRDEAAGHFHKALKLRPDYPEARENFYRVANWLVERWHFLMLNDHGRNRKYQQAIQKAVQSGCSTVLDIGTGTGILGMCAKKAGAAEVYACELSKTMYELACEVLTANGMDGSIKILHIKSLEMEVPKDIPHRVSLVVTETVDAGLFGEGIIESLIHAWHHLLLPPRRGENEFQEQSATGRVIPAGATVFGMAVECLEIRRHHRLCVSEVGSLSMAAAGELRSPVSCSSEPDDSMEPYTTERLSRLPGGYKPLTEPFTALNIDFNNVQELEGLSSRPVQKVHLPVTQEGQLDALAVWFQLHLDEESSLSTGPQEDTCWEQAIYPVHSTKGFLLKPQDELIVEVSCRDAYLRLCSVAVLRDGHEIRLDECLDSQNFGNATSNPNPEAELCSALACLQTDQNQSKGFSMLECSEMALLNNHDYHQSFCSALGKLISQLKVKWQNQERESSIQSDSSDLLYVLDVSEGFSLLSLIAASHGHVKAYSSVEKNKQQEVLKRLAHSNNIPEQHLEFWLNHVEDEQGMLKRPSREKLWSAIILDCVETCGLIRQKLMEKASLARCLLEEGGRIFPEKIVVHGMLVESDTLLLESAVQGQEPTLGFNIAPFINQFTVPVHVFLDFSTLECKHLSECVELFVLDLMEATANYTNREVKVQATCAGRITAIPFWYQIYLDREISVSTLNQNSHWKQAAAVLQQPLEVQAGDWVRLAVKLNKSTISISAHIENAPRPMEQ